GGATCTTGTTATTCCTTACTTACAGGAAAGGTATGCGGTTCTTGCAGTTGATCTAATCGGCTATGTGGAATCAGATCGTGGACCGGCAAATGATTTGACATTACCAAAACAGGCTACGTATATTATTGAGGCTTTAGACCAGTATAATATACCCGCGGCACATGTTATCGGACATGATCTTGGTGGAGGCATTGCACAGATTCTAGCGGTTACACAACCAGAAAGAGTAAAAAGTCTCGTCGTAATTGATGGCGTTTGTTTTGCGAATTGGCCACTTCCAAAAGTTGTGTCGATTCGTTACCCTGTCGCTGAAGAATTTGTGCCGTCCCCTTTATTTATTGAAAGAATGTTACTTGAAGGACTCTATTATCCTTCGATGCTAACACCTGAGTTACTGCGCGCTTTTACGGAACCATTCGCAACACCAACAGGATCTGAAGAGCTTCAGCAAGCATCCTTTGCACTTAATCATCATCAAACAGAAGACCTCGTACCATACTTGCCAAACTTAACATGTCCGGCAACGTTTTTATGGGGGCAGCATGATCGCTATCTTGTTCCTTATTGGGGCTACCTTTTACATCAAACAGTACCACACTCAACTTTTAAACTAATTCCAAATGCTAATCATTATTCGATGATTGATCAACCAAGTATTGTTGCGGAGGAATTTTTAGCACATTTATCCCGATCTTAACAAAACGAGTCAACTACACGTCTTAGTAGTTGACTCATTGATTATTTAGAAAAAAATGCTAATGATTAAAGACAATCAAGCATCCGAATGGTAAAATAATGACACTAAGTAAGTTGATCACAGATAGAGATGGAGATGTAGAGATGAAAAAGGGAAAACAATTCATTATTATATCCAGCATTTTAGCGGTAGTTTCTACGGTAATTAAAATATATCATGATACTAATTTCTTTAAAGTACAACCTGTTCATATCCAAACTAAAAAAATACCCAAAGGATCTTCCTTTTCGATTTTACAGTTAAGCGATATACATAATAAAGTTTTTATAAATAATAATGAAATGTTCATTAATAAAGTTAGCAAAATTAATGCAGATGTAATTGTACTGACGGGCGATCTAATTGATAGGAAGACAAAAGAGTTAGTCCATGTATTTCATTTAGTCGAAAAGTTAATTGCAATCAATCCACGTGTTTATTTTGTATCTGGAAATCATGAATGGGATAATCCGAAACGAGAAGAACTATTTAATGGATTACGTAATCGAGGTGTGATCTTACTTGATAATAAAAGTCGCACGATCACCCTTGCAAATACAAGGCTCACGTTGATTGGTGTGGCGGATTTCACTACACAGCATGCGGATCTAGATCTGGCAATGCAGAGTCGTGAACAAGCGGATTACACTGTGTTATTATCACATGCGCCAGATATATCATGGATGCTAGCAGATACACCAATAGATGTAACACTTAGTGGCCATACACATGGTGGACAAATACGCTTTCCTTTCATTGGCGGTATCGTTGCGCCTGGACAGGGTTATTTTCCTAAATTGGATAAAGGGCTTTATCCTATGAAAAATGGAAAATATGTCTATGTTGATAGTGGAGTTGGGACAACATGGTTTCCAATCCGATTTCTTAATCAAAGCCAAATGAGCTTGATAAAGATAACGGGTGAATAACTTAGCTTTTCACAAGTTAATCGAAAGCCATGTTACATGTGGTGGATTTTTAGTTTTGGCCAAATAGATTGCCAATTCTTCTGTTTTATTCTCTCTTCATAAAGTAGCGCACGTTTTTCTGATGCTTTAAAATAAGTAGTTGGTCTTACTTCTAACTGAAGAACATCCTCAATGCCACATGGGGCAGTTAGAATGACATATCCCTGCGCATCTAATTTAACTCCAAGTGCAGTGGCTGTTTCTGGGAATTTTGAGATTGCATCTTCAGATGATTTATAGGGTGTTATGTCATTTGGAAGGTGCATTCTTGCTTCATTCTTAACGGACCAAGGTACATTAGGCAGCAGTTTTTTTAACGCAGCTTCTAAGTTCTTTTCTGTAACTTCATTTGTATTTTCTTTATCAAAATAAATCACGTCGATATCAGTCGGATTGGTCTTAACTGTAAATTCGTGAAGGGTATCCCAAATTTTCGCCCGTATAAAGCCAGCACAGATCCACCAATCAGGCAAATTCAATGTCTTTGCTGTCTGTAAAATAGTCATCATTTCACTGTCATCCTGAATACATTTGATAATATCATTTTTGTTTTTCAATATAGCCACATCTTTTCATGATTTATATATAACTAACGAAAATTGACGTTTTCAAAATGTTCTACCACTGGAAATGGATCATAGAAATGGTGTAATTGTTTTTTCCATTCTTGATAGCCGTTTGATTGTCTAAATCCGATTGTATGATCGTCAAGTGTCTCCCATTTAACTAACAATAAATATCTTCCTTTCACCTCTAAACAAGCCTGTAATTCGTGCGATATGTATCCTTTCATTGAAGAAATGATGGATGAAGCAGTACGAAATGCTTCTTCATATTCAAATTCTTTTCCTTGCTTAACCTGAAGGGCAACAGCCTCTAATATCATAAAATCTCTCCTTATTATATTTTTTTATTTTTTTTTGAAATAATTAAACGTACAAGCGCATTTAGAAAACCTATCAAGCAAATAAACAATACTGTATAATCTAGAAGATCAACATTATTCTTAGTATTCATGAAAATCAATTGCATTGTGAAAATAATAACAAGGACAAAACAACCAACTATGTGTATGATGTTTTCAATTTTTTGTTTTATAGTATTCCCCTCCATTTAAATCAAATAAAAGTAATAACTAATTATAACTCTCCTTCCCTTTATTTGGGATTATAACAGAAATCTAGTAGATTATTAATTATAAAATTGTTTTAAGGAACTAAATATGAAGGGATTTCATTGAATTTGGAGGATGCAAAAAAAGAGGCCTCCTTGGCGCGATAGAGAGTTTCATCGATGACCTCGAAATTAGGTAACAAAAGGAGATTTTTAACGCTTTTGTTCTAATCGTTGTATTTTTTTTGAAAATATTCTAGTGCTTCTTTTAGTTTATCATTCTCTTTTTTTAATTCTAAATTTTTTTCTTTATAGACTCTCAACATAAAACTGATGCCAATGAACATTACTAAAGCTGCAATTCCCCATGGATCAAATGATACGGAGTACAAACTTGATCACCTACCTTAATATCAGGGTGTATAACGTTAAACATTATTTCAAAAGATCTCCAATTAATTATAGCAGATTAAGCGAAAGAAGTAGTTAATCTTATTTGATAAAAAGTAATAAATTTCCTTTTATTTGAGACATCACTGTGATTAAATGATAGAATGACAGGTAATAAAAGCGCGTTCACCTACTGAGAGGAGAGTCCATCTTGAAAAAACTAGTAATTATCTTTTTATTAATCAGTTTTATAACAGCATGTTCGAATGACACAGAACAGACAGTTGAATCAGATCGGGACTGGTCACAGATCGGTTTAGAAGACTGGGAGGAAAAGGAGATTCGTCTAACTAAAGATGAATTCAAGCAATATTTAGAATGGTTTGAAGCGAAAGAAAGTGCTGGTGTTTTAACGCTTGAACTACTAGATAATGAGACAATCGAAGCAAGCTATATTGTTTTACAAGAAATTGGTTCAGAAGAGGAGATTAGTGAAGGTGAAGCAGATTTCTTGGATCAAAATCTTCGTCAAGCATATAAGGCTTCTACCTATTACCGAAATCAAACTGAACCAACGATTCGTTTTGTTGATTCTGAAGGAGAAGAAATTATTACTTTTGAAAAATCAGTTGAACAACGGAAGGTGGAAAGTGAAGAAGAACTGGAAGCAAATCGAACGGATTTAGGGACATTTGCGATGCGTGAAGAGGTGGAGATTGGTGGGGCTAATATCACTTTCACTGGTGGGACTACCGTTACCAGAAGGTTAGAGGATGAAATCTATTCCCCAAAATATGTCGTGCGAATGGAACTTTTGTTTGAGAATGTTTCAACTTTAAGTAAATATGCTTCTGCAAGAGCGTTTATCGTTGAGGATTTTTCTAGACAAGAACTAGATATATATGGATTGGATGATCTTGTACATGAAAGAAAAGTTGAGCCAGGTAATACAATAAATGGACCACTATATTTCACTGCATCTGGAAAAGGTCCATATCGGATAACTTATCAAACGGATAACTATAGTGCAACGTGGTTAATTGAAGATGCAGAAGTTGGGATACCACAATATGAATAAGTAAAATGGTGTAGCTACTCTGCTTTTTAGCGGTAGCTATTTTTTGTTTTACATTAGAGACAATAAGGTGATGACATGGTAAAATATTGCTAATTAAGATGGAGGTAGTTCGATGAAAAAGAAACGGATTTTTATTTATATTAGTCTAGTATTTGTTTTACTTATAGTATTTAAAGTCTACTATGATACGAACTTTTTTAAAGTAAATCAGGTTGAATTTGAGTCGAACAAGATTCTGGATCGTTCATCCTTTACTATTCTGCAGATAAGTGACCTACATAATAAAGTTTTTGGTGATGAAAATGAAAAATTATTAGATAAGATAATGGATTTAAATGCGGATATTATTGTGATTACTGGTGATCTTATTGATCGGAAAACAAGTGATTTTACGGATGTATTTGCTCTAGTCGACGAACTTATGGCAGTAAATGAGAATACTTATTTTATATCAGGAAATCATGAGTGGGATAACCCAGAAACAGAAGCTTTTTTTGCAGGACTAGAAGAACGAAATGTCAACATGCTAGACAATACGCATACGACAATTACCATAGAAAATGCAACAATCAACCTTGTTGGCGTTGGAGATAGCTCAACAGAACATGACAACCTTGGAAAAGCCTTAGAAGGCCTAGACGAAGTCAACTACACAGTGTTGCTGTCACATACACCTGATACATCAAATCGTTTCATAGAAAGCCCGGCAGACTTGGCATTGAGTGGACACACGCATGGTGGGCAGGTGCGATTACCGTTCATTGGTGGTGTTATTGCACCAGATCAAGGCTTCTTTCCAGCATTTGATAAAGGAATATTTAAACGTGGAAATGACAAGTATCTTTATATTGATAGTGGATTAGGAACAAGCATCCTGGCGATCCGTTTTTTAAATCAGAGTCAAATGAGTCTAATTACAGTGAAATAGCTCTAAACGATTAATGTAGAAGACAGTCAAATCTGATTGTCTTCCTGATTAATTAATTTAAATATATAGACACTTCTTTTTACTTTTTATGTTAAGATAGTTTATGTGAATAAGTGAACTTGATTTACAGAATGGGAGATAGGAGATGAATAGAGATGAAAAAAAGTGTTTTTGGAGTAATTGGGATTTCTATAATAGCAGTTATGGCATATTTCATTATAGTAAGTTCTGACGGAGATGATTCTAAGGGAAATAAAACACTAAATATAAGAGAATTAGTGAACGATTACAGTATCGGTGCCAAAACAGCCGAAGCTGCCTCAATTACGTCAGAACAACTTGTCGTAACGAACAGCGATGGAGAATCAACATATGCCTTACCAGAAGATGATTTCTTTGTTTCTATTGCTCCTTATATTGAAGAAACACATCCTTGTGCTATACACAGTTTAACAGGCTGTCGTGGCGAATTGGCTAACCAAAATTTTGATGTACACATTGAAGATACAGAGGGTAATATTTATCTAGATGAAGTCATGACGTCCCAGGCAAATGGTTTTATTGATTTATGGCTTCCTCGTGATAAAACGTATCACGTTACAATTGAACAAGATGGTAAGAAGGTAGAGTCTGAAATAGCTACATTTGTAAGTGATGATACTTGTATCACAACGATGCAATTGATGGACAAGTAGAGGATTTAATAATAAGAGCCTCTGTAGTTTGGATAACGGCTCATATAAGAGGAATTCGAGTAAATATGAGCCGTAACGGAAATATATGCGCCCTTCCGCTAGATATTTAAGCCGTTACGAATTTATATGCACCCTTCTAGAAGATATATGAGCTGTTAGCAAAATATATAAATCATTAATAAATGATTCAAAAAAGTTTGACCTAAATTATGGTATGTGATAAATTATAACTAACTTGTAATGCAAAGTAGTTGCAATCACCTCTTTTTTTGCGTAACTATATTGTTTAACAAGTTAGTTGATGAATTATTTAAGAGGTGGAATGTTAATGTCTTCAAGCCAAATGTTAAAGGGGATTTTAGAAGGATGCCTTTTATCAATTATAGCAAAGGATGAAACTTACGGATATGAAATGATTGAAAAGCTAGATGCCTATGGCTTTGCAATGGTCAGTGAAGGAAGTATATATCCATTATTGCTTCGTATGAAAAAAGAGGGGCTTGTGATAACCAATCAAAAGGAACTTCCATCTGGAGGACCAAAACGAAAATATTATTCTTTAACATCGAAGGGAATGGAAGAATTAGAAATGTTTAAGGAGCGGTGGTCTGTTATCTCAAGTAGTGTACATCAATTATTGGGAGAGGAAGGATAGTTGTATGGACGTATCAAAATCAAGCAGAGATTTCTTAGATGATCTAAGGCTATATTTATTTTCAAGTGGAAAAAAAGAAAATGAAATTGATGAGATTGTTGGTGAATTAGAAGACCATTTACATGAAGCAGAAACAAATGGGAAGAATGTTGAAGATATTATCGGGAAGACACCAAGCGCTTATATGAAACAAATAGCAAAAGAAATGCCATTTGATCTTAAAGGCTGGTTGAAGTATCTTCCAATTTTAGTTGTAGCTATATATGCTTATGATATATTAGGATATGCTTTTGAAGGCGATGTAGAATATTCTTTATTGAGATTAGTCGGAAATTTTCTGGTAATGGTATTATTTATAGTACTGATAGCAATTACATTTAAATACGTAGCTAGTACAAAATCTAAAATAAAAGAATATGGCGCATTTGCGTTTCTTGGCTTTTTCCCGCTTAGTTTATTTATTGGTTTAATCTATTTAGATAGATTTATTGAAACACCAGCTATTCAATTTGGTATTACTGCTAAAATTGTTATGATAGCAGTTTCTGTATTGGTGCTTGTTGGAGTTTCAATATGGAGTAAAACATGGATTTCTATTATTATTCCAATCATTATGTATTTACCAGATTATTTGTTAAGTAAAAGTAGCCTGTCTGATGATGCACAGCTATTATGGGGCGCGTGGTCAATACCGATCTTCTTTGGTATCTACTTGCTGATTACAATTAAAATAGAAAAAAGGAAAGCGAAAATTTAATGCTACATTCATGTACTGCATCTTTTATAAATAGAGATGTAGTATTTTTAATTAAATTGTAAACTTTTTTACTGGTGAATACGTCTTATAGATATAGAGGGAGGGAAAATGGGAGACAAGGGTAAAAATGATGAACTGAATATAGAACTTAATATTGTTTTTCGTTATTTAGTGAAAAAAGATAAGTGGTACCCCCGAGGAATTAATAAGGTTTCAAGATTTAGAAATAATTAGAGCCTCTATTATTGGCGTAACGTTAGATAAATATTAATCAGTTAATGTGTCAGGTACGCAATAGAATTGGTGATTAACAACGGTCATAAGTTCGTGATCAAGTATATATGTGCCGTTGAATGCAATTTAAAAATTTATTTAATTAGTA
The nucleotide sequence above comes from Paraliobacillus zengyii. Encoded proteins:
- a CDS encoding PadR family transcriptional regulator, with product MSSSQMLKGILEGCLLSIIAKDETYGYEMIEKLDAYGFAMVSEGSIYPLLLRMKKEGLVITNQKELPSGGPKRKYYSLTSKGMEELEMFKERWSVISSSVHQLLGEEG
- a CDS encoding CueP family metal-binding protein, coding for MKKSVFGVIGISIIAVMAYFIIVSSDGDDSKGNKTLNIRELVNDYSIGAKTAEAASITSEQLVVTNSDGESTYALPEDDFFVSIAPYIEETHPCAIHSLTGCRGELANQNFDVHIEDTEGNIYLDEVMTSQANGFIDLWLPRDKTYHVTIEQDGKKVESEIATFVSDDTCITTMQLMDK
- a CDS encoding alpha/beta fold hydrolase, producing the protein MPYLQERYAVLAVDLIGYVESDRGPANDLTLPKQATYIIEALDQYNIPAAHVIGHDLGGGIAQILAVTQPERVKSLVVIDGVCFANWPLPKVVSIRYPVAEEFVPSPLFIERMLLEGLYYPSMLTPELLRAFTEPFATPTGSEELQQASFALNHHQTEDLVPYLPNLTCPATFLWGQHDRYLVPYWGYLLHQTVPHSTFKLIPNANHYSMIDQPSIVAEEFLAHLSRS
- a CDS encoding antibiotic biosynthesis monooxygenase family protein yields the protein MILEAVALQVKQGKEFEYEEAFRTASSIISSMKGYISHELQACLEVKGRYLLLVKWETLDDHTIGFRQSNGYQEWKKQLHHFYDPFPVVEHFENVNFR
- a CDS encoding metallophosphoesterase codes for the protein MKKKRIFIYISLVFVLLIVFKVYYDTNFFKVNQVEFESNKILDRSSFTILQISDLHNKVFGDENEKLLDKIMDLNADIIVITGDLIDRKTSDFTDVFALVDELMAVNENTYFISGNHEWDNPETEAFFAGLEERNVNMLDNTHTTITIENATINLVGVGDSSTEHDNLGKALEGLDEVNYTVLLSHTPDTSNRFIESPADLALSGHTHGGQVRLPFIGGVIAPDQGFFPAFDKGIFKRGNDKYLYIDSGLGTSILAIRFLNQSQMSLITVK
- a CDS encoding nucleotidyltransferase family protein, with the protein product MMTILQTAKTLNLPDWWICAGFIRAKIWDTLHEFTVKTNPTDIDVIYFDKENTNEVTEKNLEAALKKLLPNVPWSVKNEARMHLPNDITPYKSSEDAISKFPETATALGVKLDAQGYVILTAPCGIEDVLQLEVRPTTYFKASEKRALLYEERIKQKNWQSIWPKLKIHHM
- a CDS encoding HAAS domain-containing protein, producing the protein MDVSKSSRDFLDDLRLYLFSSGKKENEIDEIVGELEDHLHEAETNGKNVEDIIGKTPSAYMKQIAKEMPFDLKGWLKYLPILVVAIYAYDILGYAFEGDVEYSLLRLVGNFLVMVLFIVLIAITFKYVASTKSKIKEYGAFAFLGFFPLSLFIGLIYLDRFIETPAIQFGITAKIVMIAVSVLVLVGVSIWSKTWISIIIPIIMYLPDYLLSKSSLSDDAQLLWGAWSIPIFFGIYLLITIKIEKRKAKI
- a CDS encoding metallophosphoesterase, which translates into the protein MTLSKLITDRDGDVEMKKGKQFIIISSILAVVSTVIKIYHDTNFFKVQPVHIQTKKIPKGSSFSILQLSDIHNKVFINNNEMFINKVSKINADVIVLTGDLIDRKTKELVHVFHLVEKLIAINPRVYFVSGNHEWDNPKREELFNGLRNRGVILLDNKSRTITLANTRLTLIGVADFTTQHADLDLAMQSREQADYTVLLSHAPDISWMLADTPIDVTLSGHTHGGQIRFPFIGGIVAPGQGYFPKLDKGLYPMKNGKYVYVDSGVGTTWFPIRFLNQSQMSLIKITGE